From Phaeodactylum tricornutum CCAP 1055/1 chromosome 11, complete sequence, one genomic window encodes:
- a CDS encoding predicted protein — protein MVAAPTLIALQRGLILPPTTDLFETVCYSEVKLVEEGSQNPSLWLTVTHKRNLSHSFHSLSTMVPSLLPTSAPLWKRWNRRRKPSTRKADDTSPLLHPGMPPNVSWWNSPLLDENSFIPVFPESLQEAESLEAQWDRLDRLDGIAGKRFQNKNGKNKQASCRPPLTRAPQIHGLDSKSYETTETEDDSQSERSVETPLVPTAIRWADHHNLPLAKTHVLNLHGGQHRLVILLIHPIARKFEFLHVEYDVSQRLTVGGILQQIPHLASSKWFRPLHFTALYHSRTGSATNDGEKSTSHHRSSCTELIHIVTCQDYDFAWNEILIAVADTFEASVVTEQASQLLLNAPLRKAVRKAKYTGRALQQLKPDSKSTNLSRQLDAIEKLALSWDHIPDFDALKSVLHNAFDLFCNPAKYQVLDVFDDLSILSVSIDDHEFR, from the coding sequence ATGGTTGCAGCTCCCACACTTATTGCACTACAAAGAGGGCTTATTCTACCACCAACCACAGATCTGTTTGAGACTGTTTGCTATTCTGAAGTGAAGCTCGTCGAAGAAGGTTCTCAAAACCCGTCATTgtggctaactgtaacacaTAAACGAAATTTGAGCCATTCTTTCCATTCGCTTTCCACCATGGTCCCTTCCTTACTCCCGACGTCCGCACCTTTGTGGAAACGCTGGAATCGCCGGCGCAAACCCAGTACAAGAAAAGCTGATGATACATCGCCACTACTTCATCCGGGAATGCCACCGAACGTATCCTGGTGGAATTCGCCGCTTCTCGACGAAAATTCCTTCATACCGGTGTTTCCAGAGAGTCTCCAAGAAGCTGAGAGTCTGGAAGCACAATGGGACCGCCTTGATCGTCTAGATGGAATCGCGGGGAAACGATTTCAGAATAAAAATGGAAAAAACAAACAAGCATCGTGTCGACCACCACTCACTCGAGCTCCGCAAATTCACGGGCTCGACTCCAAGAGTTATGAAACGACCGAAACCGAGGACGACTCACAATCGGAACGTAGCGTTGAAACACCTCTAGTACCTACAGCGATTCGCTGGGCCGATCATCACAACTTGCCTCTGGCCAAAACACACGTTCTGAATCTGCACGGTGGCCAACATCGTTTGGTTATATTGCTCATTCATCCGATCGCGCGGAAGTTTGAGTTCTTACACGTTGAATACGACGTCTCCCAGAGACTTACCGTAGGTGGGATTCTGCAGCAGATTCCTCATTTAGCTTCCAGCAAATGGTTTCGGCCGTTGCACTTCACCGCACTTTACCACTCCCGGACGGGTTCGGCTACAAATGACGGCGAGAAAAGTACGAGCCATCATAGATCTTCATGTACTGAACTTATTCATATTGTGACGTGCCAAGACTATGACTTTGCTTGGAATGAGATATTAATTGCGGTCGCGGATACCTTCGAAGCCTCCGTGGTAACGGAGCAAGCCTCTCAGCTACTTCTCAACGCCCCGTTGCGTAAAGCTGTACGGAAGGCCAAGTACACTGGGCGAGCATTGCAACAGCTAAAACCGGATAGCAAATCAACCAACCTGTCGCGACAGCTTGATGCAATCGAAAAGCTAGCGTTATCGTGGGATCATATACCCGACTTTGATGCACTGAAGTCGGTTCTGCACAACGCGTTTGATTTGTTCTGTAATCCTGCCAAATATCAGGTGCTGGATGTTTTTGATGATCTGTCTATTTTATCTGTTTCTATTGATGATCACGAATTCCGATGA
- a CDS encoding predicted protein, with the protein MGNSSSSSLPALQTAASCETAKFMGTWFVIAVKPTIFEKTSSNAVEKYSLKKGESFDIDIDFQFNTKEPISSKTKSLPQKGYIEGENKADSSQWKVSPFWPIKAPYLILEVDEEYAHAVIGYPSRNYCWIMSRKPVMAEATYAKLTKQLVEKHQYNLDGLRKVPQVWTNEEREKRGLTQEEIPDALLQD; encoded by the coding sequence ATGGGAAattcatcgtcttcctcacTTCCAGCCTTGCAAACAGCTGCCAGCTGCGAAACAGCCAAGTTCATGGGAACTTGGTTTGTCATCGCAGTGAAGCCAacaatttttgaaaagacATCCTCTAACGCTGTAGAAAAGTATTCTTTGAAAAAGGGCGAATCGTTCGATATCGACATTGATTTTCAGTTCAACACAAAGGAACCAATTTCATCCAAAACGAAGAGCCTCCCTCAAAAGGGTTATATTGAAGGAGAAAACAAGGCTGACTCTAGCCAGTGGAAGGTATCCCCTTTCTGGCCGATTAAAGCACCATACCTTATTCTCGAAGTTGATGAGGAGTATGCGCATGCTGTTATTGGATACCCTTCCCGCAATTATTGCTGGATTATGTCACGGAAACCCGTCATGGCAGAGGCGACTTACGCCAAGCTAACAAAGCAGCTAGTTGAAAAGCACCAATACAATCTCGATGGTCTACGGAAAGTTCCGCAGGTATGGACTAACGAAGAGCGCGAAAAGCGTGGTCTAACCCAGGAAGAAATTCCTGATGCTTTACTCCAAGACTAA